In Gadus chalcogrammus isolate NIFS_2021 chromosome 13, NIFS_Gcha_1.0, whole genome shotgun sequence, a single genomic region encodes these proteins:
- the abhd14b gene encoding protein ABHD14B gives MSAVKMTEGSVHVEYCTSPLFYRQSEPASGEARLCVLLLHGIRFTSENWLNIGTLETLAKAGCRAVAIDLPGFGQSKSATGPAAVGELAPGGFLKQVCEKLGLHSVVVISPSLSGMYSLPFVMGHQPAIRAYIPVAPICTDKFSAEQYRAVQIPTLIVYGDKDEQLGELSLGNLSKLANHKVVVMKGAGHPCYLDDPDTWHKAVVEFLHTL, from the exons ATGTCTGCTGTTAAAATGACCGAGGGAAGTGTGCATGTGGAGTACTGCACGAGCCCCTTGTTTTATAGACAGAGCGAGCCCGCCAGCGGGGAGGCCAGGCTGTGCGTCCTTCTCCTGCATGGCATTCGCTTCACGTCAGAGAACTGGCTCAACATCGGTACTCTGGAGACGCTCGCCAAAGCAGGCTGCCGAGCTGTAGCTATCGACCTACCGG GCTTCGGTCAGTCCAAGTCAGCCACGGGCCCTGCAGCCGTGGGGGAGTTGGCCCCTGGCGGGTTCCTGAAGCAGGTGTGTGAGAAGCTGGGGCTGCActcggtggtggtgataagcCCCTCCCTCAGCGGAATGTACTCCCTGCCCTTCGTCATGGGACACCAGCCCGCCATCCGAGCCTACATCCCCGTGGCTCCCATATGCACCGACAAGTTCAGCGCAGAGCAGTACCGCGCTGTACAG ATTCCAACTTTGATCGTTTACGGCGACAAAGACGAACAGCTTGGAGAACTGTCTCTCGGCAACCTCAGCAAACTGGCCAATCACAAAGTGGTGGTGATGAAAGGGGCGGGGCATCCGTGCTATCTGGATGACCCAGACACTTGGCACAAGGCAGTGGTAGAGTTCCTCCATACCCTGTGA
- the mst1 gene encoding hepatocyte growth factor-like protein: protein MILLLFPLLLTVCCGMSTVHRSPLNDFQRSEGRELVPTPWNSALALITEGLTLEDCATRCSLSLDCRAFNYETRPSITCKHLQWVGDGSNAEVKRNVNCDLYEKKVYVRKCIVGKGEDYRGKVFTTRSGHTCQQWWSKFPHDHRWTPTGDNGLELNYCRNPDGDRIGPWCYTTDPERRYESCHIPHCKDEVCITCNGEDYRGQVDHTVSGRECQRWDQQYPQQHIYQPEKYPDKSLDDNYCRNPDASPVPWCYTTDQEVERESCEISKCTVAPKKRHRSSYTTNCFRSRGEDYRGRINETTSGIPCQRWDAQYPHEHPFYPNTYECKGLEENYCRNPDGSEAPWCFTSVPEMRTALCLQIKRCADDIEAEDCYHENGKNYKGMVRKTRKGITCQNWNVNTPHQTKINPSTHPDGNLTENYCRNPDGDRHGPWCYTTDSKTEFDYCAIKQCAGGKDPVIEPAEEPRFSECGKRDDRVPEVTRRLRIVNGVPGNSPWTVSLRDRKGNHFCGGSLVDPRWVISTKQCFSSCYVDLPGYSAMMGTLFRDPEEGEPGVEAIPLTKIVCGPSESQLVMLQLEYPVQINARISQICLPPERYIVPEGTYCEIAGWGETKGTGDDSVLNVAQIPVLGNRDCNKYFRGRVRENEMCTSSFQGGIGACERDYGGPLACQNSDCWVLEGVIIPMRRCGHPGQPNIFIRVSVYVDWIKKVMGMT, encoded by the exons ATGATACTGTTGTTATTCCCTCTACTCCTGACCGTCTGCTGCGGAATGTCTACAG TGCATCGCAGTCCACTGAATGACTTCCAGCGCTCGGAGGGCAGGGAGCTGGTGCCCACGCCATGGAACTCAGCGCTGGCGCTCATAACAGAAGGTCTCACCCTGGAGGACTGTGCTACTCGATGCTCCCTATCGCTCGACTGCAG AGCCTTCAATTATGAGACGCGACCTTCCATTACCTGCAAACACTTGCAATGGGTGGGCGATGGCAGCAATGCGGAGGTGAAGAGAAATGTAAACTGCGACCTTTATGAGAAAAAGG TCTATGTGAGgaagtgcattgtgggaaaaGGTGAAGACTACAGGGGGAAGGTGTTCACAACAAGAAGTGGACACACTTGTCAACAGTGGTGGTCAAAGTTCCCCCATGATCACAG GTGGACTCCTACCGGGGACAACGGCCTGGAGCTCAACTACTGCAGGAACCCGGACGGGGACCGTATCGGCCCCTGGTGCTACACCACAGACCCGGAGCGCCGCTACGAGAGCTGCCATATCCCCCACTGCAAAGACG AGGTGTGTATCACGTGTAACGGCGAGGACTACAGAGGTCAGGTGGACCACACTGTGAGCGGCAGAGAGTGCCAGAGATGGGACCAGCAGTACCCCCAGCAGCACATCTACCAGCCAGAGAA GTACCCGGACAAGAGCCTGGATGACAACTACTGCCGGAACCCGGACGCCTCGCCCGTCCCCTGGTGCTACACCACGgaccaggaggtggagagagagagctgtgagaTCAGCAAGTGCA CCGTGGCCCCTAAGAAGCGTCATCGCTCCAGCTACACCACCAACTGCTTCCGCAGCCGGGGGGAGGACTACCGCGGCCGCATCAACGAGACCACCTCTGGGATCCCCTGCCAGCGCTGGGACGCACAGTACCCCCACGAACACCCCTTCTACCCCAACACATACGAATGCAA GGGCCTGGAGGAGAACTACTGTAGGAACCCAGATGGATCGGAGGCTCCCTGGTGCTTCACATCTGTGCCTGAGATGAGGACCGCGCTTTGCTTACAGATCAAACGCTGCGCAGACGACATCGAAGCTGAAG ATTGCTACCACGAAAATGGGAAGAACTACAAAGGCATGGTGCGCAAGACACGCAAGGGAATAACTTGTCAGAACTGGAACGTCAACACACCCCATCAGACAAA GATCAACCCGAGCACCCACCCGGACGGCAACCTGACGGAGAACTACTGCCGCAACCCGGATGGGGACCGGCACGGCCCCTGGTGCTACACCACCGACTCCAAGACCGAGTTCGACTACTGCGCCATCAAACAATGCG CTGGTGGGAAGGACCCCGTCATTGAGCCGGCAG AGGAGCCCCGCTTCAGCGAGTGTGGGAAGCGCGACGATCGCGTTCCCGAAGTGACGCGGCGGTTACGCATCGTGAACGGCGTTCCTGGGAACTCTCCCTGGACCGTGAGCCTCCGGGACAG GAAGGGAAACCATTTCTGTGGCGGCTCGCTGGTGGACCCCAGATGGGTGATTAGCACCAAGCAGTGCTTCTCCTCATG CTACGTGGATCTCCCGGGCTACTCGGCCATGATGGGCACCCTGTTTCGGGACCCCGAAGAAGGGGAGCCCGGCGTGGAGGCCATACCCCTCACTAAGATTGTCTGCGGACCCTCAGAGTCCCAGCTGGTCATGCTTCAGCTGGAATA CCCCGTCCAGATCAACGCACGCATCTCCCAGATCTGCCTCCCTCCGGAGCGCTACATTGTACCAGAGGGGACGTACTGCGAGATCGCCGGCTGGGGCGAGACCAAAG GCACGGGGGATGATTCGGTGCTGAACGTGGCCCAGATCCCTGTCCTCGGCAACAGGGATTGCAACAAGTACTTCCGGGGCCGCGTACGGGAGAACGAGATGTGCACCAGCTCCTTCCAGGGAGGGATCGGCGCCTGTGAG AGGGACTACGGAGGCCCCTTGGCGTGTCAGAACAGCGACTGCTGGGTGCTGGAGGGTGTCATCATCCCCATGAGGCGATGCGGGCATCCGGGCCAGCCCAACATCTTCATCAGGGTGTCGGTCTACGTGGACTGGATCAAGAAGGTCATGGGCATGACCTAG